One segment of Phragmites australis chromosome 13, lpPhrAust1.1, whole genome shotgun sequence DNA contains the following:
- the LOC133888085 gene encoding dynamin-related protein 3B-like isoform X1, with product MAKSAAAEAAPPETVGQAVVPLVNSLQDIIARLDGDDAAGLELPQVAAIGGQSSGKSSVLEALVGRDFLPRGPDICTRRPLVLQLVRHSALEEWGEFLHAPGRRFHDFEQIKREIQLETDKEAGDNKGVSEKQIRLKIFSPNVLDITLVDLPGITRVPVGDQPSDIESRIRTMIMQYIKHPSCIILGVSPANADLANSDALQLARLADPDGSRTIGVITKLDIMDRGTDARNFLLGNVIPLKLGYVGVINRSQEDINFNRSVKDALAFEEKFFSSLPAYNGLAHCCGVPQLAKKLNTILLKHITDMLPGLKTRINAQLVAVAKEHAAYGDTVESTLFLQWWREKIECQQINFLVELGFTTFFSQYLSRLWRKSTLARVLLMKISAQPSRILAVQRVLCFCQRCHLRSLCESRYVVCSIQVFSVHNLSMTS from the exons atggcgaagtcggcggcggcggaagcaGCGCCGCCGGAGACGGTGGGGCAGGCGGTGGTTCCCCTCGTCAACAGCTTGCAGGACATCATCGCGCGGCTGGACGGCGATGACGCCGCCGGCCTAGAGCTGCCGCAGGTGGCGgcgatcggcgggcagagcagCGGCAAGTCGAGTGTGCTGGAGGCGCTCGTCGGCCGCGACTTCCTCCCTCGGGGCCCCGACATCTGCACGCGCCGGCCCCTCGTGCTCCAGCTCGTGCGCCACTCGGCCCTCGAGGAGTGGGGCGAATTCCTCCACGCCCCCGGCCGCCGATTCCATGACTTCGAACAGATCAAGCGCGAGATCCAG TTAGAAACGGACAAAGAAGCTGGAGACAACAAAGGGGTTTCGGAGAAACAAATTCGGCTGAAAATCTTTTCACCAAATGTCCTAGACATCACCTTGGTTGACCTCCCTGGAATAACAAGGGTGCCAGTTGGAGACCAGCCTAGTGATATTGAGTCAAGAATAAGAACAATGATCATGCAGTACATTAAGCATCCAAGTTGTATTATCTTGGGTGTCTCTCCAGCAAATGCAGATTTAGCTAATTCTGATGCGCTCCAACTGGCAAGGCTTGCTGATCCTGATG GGTCTCGTACAATTGGTGTTATCACCAAG TTAGATATCATGGACAGGGGCACTGATGCTCGTAATTTTTTACTGGGAAATGTGATCCCACTCAAGCTTGGTTATGTAGGCGTCATAAATCGCAGCCAAGAG GATATCAACTTTAACCGAAGTGTCAAAGATGCACTTGCTTTTGAGGAGAAGTTCTTCTCATCTCTACCT GCTTATAATGGTCTTGCACATTGTTGTGGTGTTCCTCAGTTGGCCAAGAAGCTAAATACG ATTCTACTAAAGCACATCACAGATATGCTTCCAGGCTTGAAAACTCGCATCAATGCTCAGTTGGTAGCAGTTGCGAAGGAACATGCTGCCTATGGTGATACTGTAGAATCAACG CTTTTTCTTCAATGGTGGAGGGAAAAAATAGAGTGTCAACAGATAAACTTTCTGGTGGAGCTAGGATTCACTACATTTTTCAGTCAATATTTGTCAAGACTCTGGAG GAAATCGACCCTTGCAAGAGTATTACTGATGAAGATATCCGCACAGCCATCCAGAATTCTGGCGGTCCAAAGGGTGCTATGTTTCTGCCAGAG GTGCCATTTGAGATCCTTGTGCGAAAGCAGATATGTCGTCTGCTCGATCCAAGTCTTCAGTGTGCACAATTTATCTATGACGAGTTAA
- the LOC133888085 gene encoding dynamin-related protein 3B-like isoform X2 yields the protein MAKSAAAEAAPPETVGQAVVPLVNSLQDIIARLDGDDAAGLELPQVAAIGGQSSGKSSVLEALVGRDFLPRGPDICTRRPLVLQLVRHSALEEWGEFLHAPGRRFHDFEQIKREIQLETDKEAGDNKGVSEKQIRLKIFSPNVLDITLVDLPGITRVPVGDQPSDIESRIRTMIMQYIKHPSCIILGVSPANADLANSDALQLARLADPDGSRTIGVITKLDIMDRGTDARNFLLGNVIPLKLGYVGVINRSQEDINFNRSVKDALAFEEKFFSSLPAYNGLAHCCGVPQLAKKLNTILLKHITDMLPGLKTRINAQLVAVAKEHAAYGDTVESTVIPHRVARQAMWSDGGLA from the exons atggcgaagtcggcggcggcggaagcaGCGCCGCCGGAGACGGTGGGGCAGGCGGTGGTTCCCCTCGTCAACAGCTTGCAGGACATCATCGCGCGGCTGGACGGCGATGACGCCGCCGGCCTAGAGCTGCCGCAGGTGGCGgcgatcggcgggcagagcagCGGCAAGTCGAGTGTGCTGGAGGCGCTCGTCGGCCGCGACTTCCTCCCTCGGGGCCCCGACATCTGCACGCGCCGGCCCCTCGTGCTCCAGCTCGTGCGCCACTCGGCCCTCGAGGAGTGGGGCGAATTCCTCCACGCCCCCGGCCGCCGATTCCATGACTTCGAACAGATCAAGCGCGAGATCCAG TTAGAAACGGACAAAGAAGCTGGAGACAACAAAGGGGTTTCGGAGAAACAAATTCGGCTGAAAATCTTTTCACCAAATGTCCTAGACATCACCTTGGTTGACCTCCCTGGAATAACAAGGGTGCCAGTTGGAGACCAGCCTAGTGATATTGAGTCAAGAATAAGAACAATGATCATGCAGTACATTAAGCATCCAAGTTGTATTATCTTGGGTGTCTCTCCAGCAAATGCAGATTTAGCTAATTCTGATGCGCTCCAACTGGCAAGGCTTGCTGATCCTGATG GGTCTCGTACAATTGGTGTTATCACCAAG TTAGATATCATGGACAGGGGCACTGATGCTCGTAATTTTTTACTGGGAAATGTGATCCCACTCAAGCTTGGTTATGTAGGCGTCATAAATCGCAGCCAAGAG GATATCAACTTTAACCGAAGTGTCAAAGATGCACTTGCTTTTGAGGAGAAGTTCTTCTCATCTCTACCT GCTTATAATGGTCTTGCACATTGTTGTGGTGTTCCTCAGTTGGCCAAGAAGCTAAATACG ATTCTACTAAAGCACATCACAGATATGCTTCCAGGCTTGAAAACTCGCATCAATGCTCAGTTGGTAGCAGTTGCGAAGGAACATGCTGCCTATGGTGATACTGTAGAATCAACG GTCATACCACATAGGGTGGCGAGGCAAGCCATGTGGAGTGACGGTGGCCTAGCATGA
- the LOC133889164 gene encoding uncharacterized protein LOC133889164 isoform X1 — protein sequence MAAATLATPPLLPTSPPAPPLTRATSARTRRTRSFLLRAACAYALQEGQSRRYHRLPCGLDLEVIAEGPPAQGEGRRTPLVFVHGSFHAAWCWAEHWMPFFSRAGFPCYALSLRAQGESSVPPEAVAGTLETHTGDIADFIQKEVPLPPVLIGHSFGGLIVQQYISCLQDVTFLILGSELLHPKLAGAVLVCSVPPSGNSGLVWRYLLTKPVAAFKVTLSLAAKAYANSLSLCKETFFSPQMDDELVLRYQALMKESSKLPLFDLRKLNASLPVSSVPDNTAEILVMGASNDFIVDSEGLSETSRFYGVQSVCVEGVAHDMMLDCSWEKGAGIILTWLEKLTP from the exons ATGGCCGCCGCCACCCTCGCTACGCCTCCCCTCCTCCCCACCTCCCCTCCAGCACCACCCCTCACGCGGGCGACGTCGGCGCGCACGAGGCGGACGAGGTCATTCCTCCTCCGCGCGGCGTGCGCCTACGCGCTCCAGGAGGGCCAGTCCCGCCGCTACCACCGCCTGCCCTGCGGCCTCGACCTCGAGGTCATTGCCGAGGGCCCCCCGGCCCAGGGCGAGGGGCGCCGGACGCCGCTGGTGTTCGTGCACGGGAGCTTCCACGCGGCCTGGTGCTGGGCGGAGCACTGGATGCCCTTCTTCTCGCGCGCCGGGTTCCCCTGCTACGCCCTCAGCCTCCGCGCGCAG GGTGAAAGTAGTGTTCCACCGGAAGCAGTAGCGGGCACACTCGAG ACACATACTGGCGATATTGCTGATTTCATCCAGAAGGAGGTCCCTTTGCCACCTGTACTAATTGGACATTCATTTGGAGGCTTGATTGTGCAGCAATATATTTCATGCTTGCAAG ATGTAACTTTCTTGATTCTAGGTTCAGAACTTCTGCATCCAAAGCTTGCCGGTGCTGTCCTTGTATGTTCTGTGCCTCCCTCAGGAAACAG TGGGTTGGTATGGCGTTACCTTTTGACTAAACCAGTTGCCGCGTTTAAG GTGACACTCAGCTTGGCGGCAAAAGCATATGCAAATTCATTGTCCCTCTGTAAGGAAACATTTTTCTCGCCACAAATGGATGATGAACTTGTGTTAAG GTACCAAGCGCTAATGAAGGAGAGCTCAAAATTGCCACTTTTTGACTTAAGGAAGCTAAATGCATCATTGCCTGTATCTTCTGTACCAGATAATACAGCAGAAATTCTTGTCATGGGCGCAAGCAATGATTTCATTGTT GATTCTGAAGGGCTTTCTGAAACTTCAAGATTTTACGGGGTGCAATCAGTATGTGTGGAAGGTGTAGCACACGATATGATGTTAGATTGCTCGTGGGAGAAAGGAGCTGGAATAATCTTGACGTGGTTAGAGAAACTCACACCATGA
- the LOC133889164 gene encoding uncharacterized protein LOC133889164 isoform X3: MAAATLATPPLLPTSPPAPPLTRATSARTRRTRSFLLRAACAYALQEGQSRRYHRLPCGLDLEVIAEGPPAQGEGRRTPLVFVHGSFHAAWCWAEHWMPFFSRAGFPCYALSLRAQGESSVPPEAVAGTLETHTGDIADFIQKEVPLPPVLIGHSFGGLIVQQYISCLQELLHPKLAGAVLVCSVPPSGNSGLVWRYLLTKPVAAFKVTLSLAAKAYANSLSLCKETFFSPQMDDELVLRYQALMKESSKLPLFDLRKLNASLPVSSVPDNTAEILVMGASNDFIVDSEGLSETSRFYGVQSVCVEGVAHDMMLDCSWEKGAGIILTWLEKLTP; this comes from the exons ATGGCCGCCGCCACCCTCGCTACGCCTCCCCTCCTCCCCACCTCCCCTCCAGCACCACCCCTCACGCGGGCGACGTCGGCGCGCACGAGGCGGACGAGGTCATTCCTCCTCCGCGCGGCGTGCGCCTACGCGCTCCAGGAGGGCCAGTCCCGCCGCTACCACCGCCTGCCCTGCGGCCTCGACCTCGAGGTCATTGCCGAGGGCCCCCCGGCCCAGGGCGAGGGGCGCCGGACGCCGCTGGTGTTCGTGCACGGGAGCTTCCACGCGGCCTGGTGCTGGGCGGAGCACTGGATGCCCTTCTTCTCGCGCGCCGGGTTCCCCTGCTACGCCCTCAGCCTCCGCGCGCAG GGTGAAAGTAGTGTTCCACCGGAAGCAGTAGCGGGCACACTCGAG ACACATACTGGCGATATTGCTGATTTCATCCAGAAGGAGGTCCCTTTGCCACCTGTACTAATTGGACATTCATTTGGAGGCTTGATTGTGCAGCAATATATTTCATGCTTGCAAG AACTTCTGCATCCAAAGCTTGCCGGTGCTGTCCTTGTATGTTCTGTGCCTCCCTCAGGAAACAG TGGGTTGGTATGGCGTTACCTTTTGACTAAACCAGTTGCCGCGTTTAAG GTGACACTCAGCTTGGCGGCAAAAGCATATGCAAATTCATTGTCCCTCTGTAAGGAAACATTTTTCTCGCCACAAATGGATGATGAACTTGTGTTAAG GTACCAAGCGCTAATGAAGGAGAGCTCAAAATTGCCACTTTTTGACTTAAGGAAGCTAAATGCATCATTGCCTGTATCTTCTGTACCAGATAATACAGCAGAAATTCTTGTCATGGGCGCAAGCAATGATTTCATTGTT GATTCTGAAGGGCTTTCTGAAACTTCAAGATTTTACGGGGTGCAATCAGTATGTGTGGAAGGTGTAGCACACGATATGATGTTAGATTGCTCGTGGGAGAAAGGAGCTGGAATAATCTTGACGTGGTTAGAGAAACTCACACCATGA
- the LOC133889164 gene encoding uncharacterized protein LOC133889164 isoform X2: MAAATLATPPLLPTSPPAPPLTRATSARTRRTRSFLLRAACAYALQEGQSRRYHRLPCGLDLEVIAEGPPAQGEGRRTPLVFVHGSFHAAWCWAEHWMPFFSRAGFPCYALSLRAQGESSVPPEAVAGTLETHTGDIADFIQKEVPLPPVLIGHSFGGLIVQQYISCLQGSELLHPKLAGAVLVCSVPPSGNSGLVWRYLLTKPVAAFKVTLSLAAKAYANSLSLCKETFFSPQMDDELVLRYQALMKESSKLPLFDLRKLNASLPVSSVPDNTAEILVMGASNDFIVDSEGLSETSRFYGVQSVCVEGVAHDMMLDCSWEKGAGIILTWLEKLTP; the protein is encoded by the exons ATGGCCGCCGCCACCCTCGCTACGCCTCCCCTCCTCCCCACCTCCCCTCCAGCACCACCCCTCACGCGGGCGACGTCGGCGCGCACGAGGCGGACGAGGTCATTCCTCCTCCGCGCGGCGTGCGCCTACGCGCTCCAGGAGGGCCAGTCCCGCCGCTACCACCGCCTGCCCTGCGGCCTCGACCTCGAGGTCATTGCCGAGGGCCCCCCGGCCCAGGGCGAGGGGCGCCGGACGCCGCTGGTGTTCGTGCACGGGAGCTTCCACGCGGCCTGGTGCTGGGCGGAGCACTGGATGCCCTTCTTCTCGCGCGCCGGGTTCCCCTGCTACGCCCTCAGCCTCCGCGCGCAG GGTGAAAGTAGTGTTCCACCGGAAGCAGTAGCGGGCACACTCGAG ACACATACTGGCGATATTGCTGATTTCATCCAGAAGGAGGTCCCTTTGCCACCTGTACTAATTGGACATTCATTTGGAGGCTTGATTGTGCAGCAATATATTTCATGCTTGCAAG GTTCAGAACTTCTGCATCCAAAGCTTGCCGGTGCTGTCCTTGTATGTTCTGTGCCTCCCTCAGGAAACAG TGGGTTGGTATGGCGTTACCTTTTGACTAAACCAGTTGCCGCGTTTAAG GTGACACTCAGCTTGGCGGCAAAAGCATATGCAAATTCATTGTCCCTCTGTAAGGAAACATTTTTCTCGCCACAAATGGATGATGAACTTGTGTTAAG GTACCAAGCGCTAATGAAGGAGAGCTCAAAATTGCCACTTTTTGACTTAAGGAAGCTAAATGCATCATTGCCTGTATCTTCTGTACCAGATAATACAGCAGAAATTCTTGTCATGGGCGCAAGCAATGATTTCATTGTT GATTCTGAAGGGCTTTCTGAAACTTCAAGATTTTACGGGGTGCAATCAGTATGTGTGGAAGGTGTAGCACACGATATGATGTTAGATTGCTCGTGGGAGAAAGGAGCTGGAATAATCTTGACGTGGTTAGAGAAACTCACACCATGA
- the LOC133889164 gene encoding uncharacterized protein LOC133889164 isoform X4, whose product MAAATLATPPLLPTSPPAPPLTRATSARTRRTRSFLLRAACAYALQEGQSRRYHRLPCGLDLEVIAEGPPAQGEGRRTPLVFVHGSFHAAWCWAEHWMPFFSRAGFPCYALSLRAQGESSVPPEAVAGTLETHTGDIADFIQKEVPLPPVLIGHSFGGLIVQQYISCLQDVTFLILGSELLHPKLAGAVLVCSVPPSGNSGLVWRYLLTKPVAAFKVTLSLAAKAYANSLSLCKETFFSPQMDDELVLRILKGFLKLQDFTGCNQYVWKV is encoded by the exons ATGGCCGCCGCCACCCTCGCTACGCCTCCCCTCCTCCCCACCTCCCCTCCAGCACCACCCCTCACGCGGGCGACGTCGGCGCGCACGAGGCGGACGAGGTCATTCCTCCTCCGCGCGGCGTGCGCCTACGCGCTCCAGGAGGGCCAGTCCCGCCGCTACCACCGCCTGCCCTGCGGCCTCGACCTCGAGGTCATTGCCGAGGGCCCCCCGGCCCAGGGCGAGGGGCGCCGGACGCCGCTGGTGTTCGTGCACGGGAGCTTCCACGCGGCCTGGTGCTGGGCGGAGCACTGGATGCCCTTCTTCTCGCGCGCCGGGTTCCCCTGCTACGCCCTCAGCCTCCGCGCGCAG GGTGAAAGTAGTGTTCCACCGGAAGCAGTAGCGGGCACACTCGAG ACACATACTGGCGATATTGCTGATTTCATCCAGAAGGAGGTCCCTTTGCCACCTGTACTAATTGGACATTCATTTGGAGGCTTGATTGTGCAGCAATATATTTCATGCTTGCAAG ATGTAACTTTCTTGATTCTAGGTTCAGAACTTCTGCATCCAAAGCTTGCCGGTGCTGTCCTTGTATGTTCTGTGCCTCCCTCAGGAAACAG TGGGTTGGTATGGCGTTACCTTTTGACTAAACCAGTTGCCGCGTTTAAG GTGACACTCAGCTTGGCGGCAAAAGCATATGCAAATTCATTGTCCCTCTGTAAGGAAACATTTTTCTCGCCACAAATGGATGATGAACTTGTGTTAAG GATTCTGAAGGGCTTTCTGAAACTTCAAGATTTTACGGGGTGCAATCAGTATGTGTGGAAGGTGTAG